Proteins from a single region of Gambusia affinis linkage group LG12, SWU_Gaff_1.0, whole genome shotgun sequence:
- the LOC122840559 gene encoding uncharacterized protein LOC122840559 isoform X2, which yields MRRVHKNPFEPVVRLPPPALGFKPAPAPRVPQHFIEAMKRISATPDMASQPQPQKGEDASVDKWKSSFQPIDKQNEKSEDKSPGSETRTELYDPNDPLSSDSEAEMSQLPPAVQNSSQRCKRPSPDRDARRWESSTAAAASRPLERRTVPQTSRPTDSQDLNPGHVLDRPGYEFPTGHLEARIHSPDRLSHGSSSQAIPESFRGLRTNGGERKPLPDYPREMAAPLRVSPPRLKREHQQLGYVERGLDQEAPPPKLTRTKGENTKLNKCPITCDLCDVELSNAQELEEHLDSRTHWDTLEHIQRSSSYDDMAIAFLQEVMVYKSQHCSRAVEEDALPGLQENHHMTKVEMLHCAACKVHVSTSAAEVQAHVSSLEHLTNTKGFEAQQRHSCLSKAEAMLKKLQPQFELFLRGACPFE from the exons ATGAGACGCGTGCACAAAAATCCATTTGAACCCGTAGTTAGACTTCCACCACCAGCGTTGGGGTTCAAACCGGCTCCAGCTCCAAG AGTCCCCCAGCATTTTATAGAAGCTATGAAGCGAATTTCAGCGACACCGGACATGGCTTCCCAGCCCCAGCCCCAGAAAGGTGAAG ATGCTTCTGTTGACAAATGGAAATCCTCCTTCCAGCCGATCGATAAACAGAATGAGAAATCTGAGGACAAAAGTCCAGGTTCTGAAACGAG GACTGAGCTTTATGACCCCAACGACCCTCTGTCATCAGACTCTGAGGCTGAGATGTCACAgctgccccctgctgttcaGAACAGCAGCCAAAGATGCAAGCGCCCGTCTCCAGATAGAGACGCCAGGCGCTGGGAGTCGTCGACGGCAGCGGCGGCGAGCCGTCCGCTTGAAAGACGGACGGTTCCACAGACATCCAGACCCACAGACAGCCAAGATCTGAATCCAGGGCATGTTCTGGACCGTCCGGGTTATGAATTCCCAACTGGACACTTGGAGGCAAGAATCCACAGTCCTGACAGACTGAGTCATGGCTCTTCCTCCCAGGCTATCCCAGAATCCTTCAGGGGACTGAGGACCAATGGAGGGGAGAGGAAACCTCTTCCTGATTATCCAAGAGAG ATGGCCGCCCCCCTCAGGGTGTCTCCACCTCGGTTAAAGCGGGAGCATCAACAGCTGGGATACGTCGAAAGAG GACTGGACCAAGAAGCGCCTCCTCCGAAACTCACCAGGACTAAAGGGGAAAATACTAAACTGAACAA GTGTCCCATCACCTGTGACCTCTGTGACGTAGAGCTGTCCAACGCTCAGGAGCTGGAGGAACATCTGGACAGCCGCACCCACTGGGACACTCTGGAGCACATCCAGCGCAGCAGCAGCTACGACGATATGGCAATAGCCTTTCTACAG GAAGTCATGGTGTATAAAAGCCAGCACTGTAGCCGAGCGGTGGAAGAAGACGCGCTTCCAG GTCTGCAGGAGAACCACCACATGACCAAGGTGGAAATGCTTCACTGTGCGGCCTGTAAGGTCCACGTGTCCACATCGGCAGCTGAAGTGCAGGCCCACGTCTCCTCGCTGGAACACCTGACCAACACCAAG GGGTTTGAAGCTCAGCAGAGACATTCCTGCCTCAGCAAAGCAGAAGCCATGCTCAAGAAGCTGCAGCCGCAGTTTGAACTCTTCCTAAGG GGAGCCTGCCCGTTTGAATGA
- the LOC122840559 gene encoding uncharacterized protein LOC122840559 isoform X4 has translation MRRVHKNPFEPVVRLPPPALGFKPAPAPRVPQHFIEAMKRISATPDMASQPQPQKDASVDKWKSSFQPIDKQNEKSEDKSPGSETRTELYDPNDPLSSDSEAEMSQLPPAVQNSSQRCKRPSPDRDARRWESSTAAAASRPLERRTVPQTSRPTDSQDLNPGHVLDRPGYEFPTGHLEARIHSPDRLSHGSSSQAIPESFRGLRTNGGERKPLPDYPREMAAPLRVSPPRLKREHQQLGYVERGLDQEAPPPKLTRTKGENTKLNKCPITCDLCDVELSNAQELEEHLDSRTHWDTLEHIQRSSSYDDMAIAFLQEVMVYKSQHCSRAVEEDALPGLQENHHMTKVEMLHCAACKVHVSTSAAEVQAHVSSLEHLTNTKGFEAQQRHSCLSKAEAMLKKLQPQFELFLRGACPFE, from the exons ATGAGACGCGTGCACAAAAATCCATTTGAACCCGTAGTTAGACTTCCACCACCAGCGTTGGGGTTCAAACCGGCTCCAGCTCCAAG AGTCCCCCAGCATTTTATAGAAGCTATGAAGCGAATTTCAGCGACACCGGACATGGCTTCCCAGCCCCAGCCCCAGAAAG ATGCTTCTGTTGACAAATGGAAATCCTCCTTCCAGCCGATCGATAAACAGAATGAGAAATCTGAGGACAAAAGTCCAGGTTCTGAAACGAG GACTGAGCTTTATGACCCCAACGACCCTCTGTCATCAGACTCTGAGGCTGAGATGTCACAgctgccccctgctgttcaGAACAGCAGCCAAAGATGCAAGCGCCCGTCTCCAGATAGAGACGCCAGGCGCTGGGAGTCGTCGACGGCAGCGGCGGCGAGCCGTCCGCTTGAAAGACGGACGGTTCCACAGACATCCAGACCCACAGACAGCCAAGATCTGAATCCAGGGCATGTTCTGGACCGTCCGGGTTATGAATTCCCAACTGGACACTTGGAGGCAAGAATCCACAGTCCTGACAGACTGAGTCATGGCTCTTCCTCCCAGGCTATCCCAGAATCCTTCAGGGGACTGAGGACCAATGGAGGGGAGAGGAAACCTCTTCCTGATTATCCAAGAGAG ATGGCCGCCCCCCTCAGGGTGTCTCCACCTCGGTTAAAGCGGGAGCATCAACAGCTGGGATACGTCGAAAGAG GACTGGACCAAGAAGCGCCTCCTCCGAAACTCACCAGGACTAAAGGGGAAAATACTAAACTGAACAA GTGTCCCATCACCTGTGACCTCTGTGACGTAGAGCTGTCCAACGCTCAGGAGCTGGAGGAACATCTGGACAGCCGCACCCACTGGGACACTCTGGAGCACATCCAGCGCAGCAGCAGCTACGACGATATGGCAATAGCCTTTCTACAG GAAGTCATGGTGTATAAAAGCCAGCACTGTAGCCGAGCGGTGGAAGAAGACGCGCTTCCAG GTCTGCAGGAGAACCACCACATGACCAAGGTGGAAATGCTTCACTGTGCGGCCTGTAAGGTCCACGTGTCCACATCGGCAGCTGAAGTGCAGGCCCACGTCTCCTCGCTGGAACACCTGACCAACACCAAG GGGTTTGAAGCTCAGCAGAGACATTCCTGCCTCAGCAAAGCAGAAGCCATGCTCAAGAAGCTGCAGCCGCAGTTTGAACTCTTCCTAAGG GGAGCCTGCCCGTTTGAATGA
- the LOC122840559 gene encoding uncharacterized protein LOC122840559 isoform X3, with the protein MRRVHKNPFEPVVRLPPPALGFKPAPAPRVPQHFIEAMKRISATPDMASQPQPQKADASVDKWKSSFQPIDKQNEKSEDKSPGSETRTELYDPNDPLSSDSEAEMSQLPPAVQNSSQRCKRPSPDRDARRWESSTAAAASRPLERRTVPQTSRPTDSQDLNPGHVLDRPGYEFPTGHLEARIHSPDRLSHGSSSQAIPESFRGLRTNGGERKPLPDYPREMAAPLRVSPPRLKREHQQLGYVERGLDQEAPPPKLTRTKGENTKLNKCPITCDLCDVELSNAQELEEHLDSRTHWDTLEHIQRSSSYDDMAIAFLQEVMVYKSQHCSRAVEEDALPGLQENHHMTKVEMLHCAACKVHVSTSAAEVQAHVSSLEHLTNTKGFEAQQRHSCLSKAEAMLKKLQPQFELFLRGACPFE; encoded by the exons ATGAGACGCGTGCACAAAAATCCATTTGAACCCGTAGTTAGACTTCCACCACCAGCGTTGGGGTTCAAACCGGCTCCAGCTCCAAG AGTCCCCCAGCATTTTATAGAAGCTATGAAGCGAATTTCAGCGACACCGGACATGGCTTCCCAGCCCCAGCCCCAGAAAG caGATGCTTCTGTTGACAAATGGAAATCCTCCTTCCAGCCGATCGATAAACAGAATGAGAAATCTGAGGACAAAAGTCCAGGTTCTGAAACGAG GACTGAGCTTTATGACCCCAACGACCCTCTGTCATCAGACTCTGAGGCTGAGATGTCACAgctgccccctgctgttcaGAACAGCAGCCAAAGATGCAAGCGCCCGTCTCCAGATAGAGACGCCAGGCGCTGGGAGTCGTCGACGGCAGCGGCGGCGAGCCGTCCGCTTGAAAGACGGACGGTTCCACAGACATCCAGACCCACAGACAGCCAAGATCTGAATCCAGGGCATGTTCTGGACCGTCCGGGTTATGAATTCCCAACTGGACACTTGGAGGCAAGAATCCACAGTCCTGACAGACTGAGTCATGGCTCTTCCTCCCAGGCTATCCCAGAATCCTTCAGGGGACTGAGGACCAATGGAGGGGAGAGGAAACCTCTTCCTGATTATCCAAGAGAG ATGGCCGCCCCCCTCAGGGTGTCTCCACCTCGGTTAAAGCGGGAGCATCAACAGCTGGGATACGTCGAAAGAG GACTGGACCAAGAAGCGCCTCCTCCGAAACTCACCAGGACTAAAGGGGAAAATACTAAACTGAACAA GTGTCCCATCACCTGTGACCTCTGTGACGTAGAGCTGTCCAACGCTCAGGAGCTGGAGGAACATCTGGACAGCCGCACCCACTGGGACACTCTGGAGCACATCCAGCGCAGCAGCAGCTACGACGATATGGCAATAGCCTTTCTACAG GAAGTCATGGTGTATAAAAGCCAGCACTGTAGCCGAGCGGTGGAAGAAGACGCGCTTCCAG GTCTGCAGGAGAACCACCACATGACCAAGGTGGAAATGCTTCACTGTGCGGCCTGTAAGGTCCACGTGTCCACATCGGCAGCTGAAGTGCAGGCCCACGTCTCCTCGCTGGAACACCTGACCAACACCAAG GGGTTTGAAGCTCAGCAGAGACATTCCTGCCTCAGCAAAGCAGAAGCCATGCTCAAGAAGCTGCAGCCGCAGTTTGAACTCTTCCTAAGG GGAGCCTGCCCGTTTGAATGA
- the lrrc8da gene encoding volume-regulated anion channel subunit LRRC8D produces the protein MFTLTEVASLNDIQPTYRILKPWWDVFMDYLGLVMLMLAIFAMTMQITKDQVACLPCPEETGGVSETEANLYSTQKGSSATPTGAPVTPTIPSGTTAQSNKAVTGILMTHGTGTAEQKTDLQPEPKGVKTNLDFQQYVFINQMCYHDALPWSSKYFPYLTLIHTIILMVSSNFWFKYPKTSSKIDHFVSILGRCFESPWTTKALSETACEDSEENKQRLTGSSSGPKQVSLEGKDESPDTNPSTPMLGVKVSVDKHIAEVPSSMTILDKKDGEQAKALFEKVRKFRAHVEDSDFIYRLYVAQTSVKTVKFILILSYTSTLVKIEFKHYCEPDIEQLTGYKKFYCTHNLAFMLNKLLFTYIVLIIIYGMTCLYSLFWVFRRPLKEYSFEKVREESSFSDIPDVKNDFAFLLHMVDQYDQLHSKRFGVFLSEVSENKLREISLNHEWTFEKLKQHVTRNAHDQQELHLFMLSGLPNAVFDLTDLEVLKLELIPEVRFSAKVSQMTSMQELHLCHCPAKVEQTGFAFLRDHLRCLHVKFTDVAEIPPWVYLLRSLRELYLMGNLNSENNKMIGLESMRDLRHLKTLCLKSNLTKMPTNITELSPHLLRLVVHNDGTKLLVLNSLKKMTSLVELELHNCELERIPHAIFSLTNLQELDLKSNNIRTIEEIISFQHLKRLTCLKLWHNKIITIPASIGHVKSLESLHLSHNKLESLPSALFTLPKLRHLDVAHNSITVLPPDVGLLNNLQHLAINSNKLEALPKPLFRCTKLKVLCLGQNALTSLPETVGQLVQLTQLELRGNCLDRLPIQLGSCRLLRKNGLIVEDHLFDTLPVEVKESISRETNVSFSG, from the coding sequence atgtttacactcacagAGGTTGCATCCTTGAATGACATCCAGCCGACGTATCGCATCTTAAAGCCATGGTGGGACGTCTTCATGGACTACTTGGGCCTGGTCATGCTCATGTTGGCCATATTTGCAATGACCATGCAAATCACCAAGGACCAAGTCGCTTGCCTTCCTTGTCCTGAAGAAACGGGTGGGGTTTCAGAAACTGAAGCTAATCTGTACTCCACCCAAAAAGGATCCTCTGCAACACCCACTGGAGCCCCTGTTACACCTACAATCCCTTCGGGCACTACAGCGCAGTCCAACAAAGCCGTCACTGGTATTCTCATGACGCATGGGACCGgaacagcagaacaaaaaacagatcTCCAACCTGAACCGAAAGGGGTTAAAACCAACCTGGACTTTCAACAATATGTCTTTATCAACCAAATGTGTTACCATGATGCCTTACCCTGGTCTTCCAAGTACTTTCCATATCTTACACTTATTCACACCATTATTCTCATGGTCAGTAGCAATTTCTGGTTTAAATACCCCAAGACAAGTTCAAAGATTGATCATTTTGTCTCCATTCTGGGGCGGTGTTTTGAGTCGCCTTGGACAACAAAAGCTTTGTCTGAAACGGCATGTGAGGACTCTGAGGAGAACAAACAGAGGTTAACAGGCAGTTCCTCAGGACCAAAGCAGGTGTCTTTAGAGGGGAAGGATGAAAGTCCTGACACCAACCCATCCACACCAATGCTTGGGGTCAAGGTCTCTGTAGATAAACACATTGCAGAGGTCCCAAGCAGCATGACCATCCTGGATAAAAAGGACGGAGAGCAGGCCAAAGCCCTATTTGAGAAGGTGCGAAAGTTCCGAGCCCACGTGGAAGACAGTGATTTCATTTACAGGCTTTATGTCGCTCAAACCTCTGTCAAAACTGTTAAGTTTATTTTGATTCTGTCCTACACTTCCACCTTGGTTAAAATAGAATTCAAGCATTATTGTGAACCAGACATAGAACAGCTAACAGGCTATAAAAAATTCTACTGTACACACAACTTGGCTTTCATGCTGAACAAGCTGCTCTTTACCTACATAGTGTTGATCATAATCTATGGAATGACATGCCTATACTCCCTGTTTTGGGTGTTCCGACGCCCTCTGAAAGAGTATTCCTTCGAGAAGGTGAGGGAAGAGAGCAGCTTCAGTGACATTCCGGATGTCAAGAACGACTTTGCGTTTCTACTGCACATGGTCGACCAGTACGATCAGCTTCACTCCAAGCGCTTCGGCGTCTTCCTGTCGGAGGTCAGCGAAAACAAGCTGAGGGAGATCAGCCTCAATCACGAGTGGACATTTGAAAAACTAAAGCAGCATGTCACGCGCAATGCACACGACCAGCAGGAGCTGCACCTCTTCATGCTGTCCGGCCTGCCGAACGCTGTGTTTGACCTGACAGACCTAGAAGTGCTGAAGCTGGAGCTGATTCCCGAGGTGAGATTTTCCGCCAAGGTTTCTCAGATGACCAGCATGCAGGAGCTGCATCTGTGCCATTGTCCGGCCAAAGTGGAGCAAACCGGTTTTGCCTTCCTACGGGATCACCTGCGCTGCCTGCACGTCAAGTTCACGGATGTCGCAGAGATTCCGCCTTGGGTCTACTTGCTGCGGAGTCTGAGAGAGCTGTACCTAATGGGGAACTTGAactcagaaaacaacaaaatgatcgGCCTGGAGTCCATGAGGGATTTGAGGCATCTGAAGACTCTTTGCCTGAAGAGCAATCTCACGAAGATGCCGACAAACATCACTGAGCTCTCCCCGCATCTCCTCCGACTGGTGGTGCACAACGATGGGACAAAACTACTGGTGCTGAACAGTCTGAAGAAAATGACGAGCCTCGTTGAGCTAGAGCTGCACAACTGTGAACTGGAAAGGATCCCTCATGCCATCTTTAGCCTGACCAACCTGCAGGAACTCGACTTGAAGTCCAACAACATCAGAACTATAGAAGAGATCATCAGCTTCCAGCATCTCAAGAGGCTGACGTGCCTAAAGCTCTGGCACAACAAAATCATCACCATCCCAGCATCCATTGGTCATGTCAAGTCCCTGGAATCTCTCCACCTTTCTCACAATAAACTGGAGTCCCTTCCTTCAGCCTTGTTTACTCTTCCCAAGCTGCGACACTTGGACGTGGCCCACAACTCCATCACAGTGCTTCCACCTGACGTGGGCCTCCTCAACAACCTCCAGCATCTGGCCATTAACTCGAACAAGCTGGAAGCCCTGCCCAAACCTCTCTTCAGATGCACCAAGCTGAAGGTGCTTTGTCTAGGTCAAAACGCGCTCACCAGTCTGCCAGAGACCGTGGGTCAACTGGTACAGCTCACGCAGTTGGAGCTTAGAGGGAACTGCCTGGACAGACTGCCCATCCAGTTGGGAAGCTGCCGGCTGCTGCGAAAGAATGGCCTCATCGTGGAGGACCATCTTTTTGACACCCTGCCGGTGGAAGTTAAAGAGAGCAtcagcagagaaacaaatgtttcctttaGTGGCTAA
- the LOC122840559 gene encoding uncharacterized protein LOC122840559 isoform X1, translated as MRRVHKNPFEPVVRLPPPALGFKPAPAPRVPQHFIEAMKRISATPDMASQPQPQKGEADASVDKWKSSFQPIDKQNEKSEDKSPGSETRTELYDPNDPLSSDSEAEMSQLPPAVQNSSQRCKRPSPDRDARRWESSTAAAASRPLERRTVPQTSRPTDSQDLNPGHVLDRPGYEFPTGHLEARIHSPDRLSHGSSSQAIPESFRGLRTNGGERKPLPDYPREMAAPLRVSPPRLKREHQQLGYVERGLDQEAPPPKLTRTKGENTKLNKCPITCDLCDVELSNAQELEEHLDSRTHWDTLEHIQRSSSYDDMAIAFLQEVMVYKSQHCSRAVEEDALPGLQENHHMTKVEMLHCAACKVHVSTSAAEVQAHVSSLEHLTNTKGFEAQQRHSCLSKAEAMLKKLQPQFELFLRGACPFE; from the exons ATGAGACGCGTGCACAAAAATCCATTTGAACCCGTAGTTAGACTTCCACCACCAGCGTTGGGGTTCAAACCGGCTCCAGCTCCAAG AGTCCCCCAGCATTTTATAGAAGCTATGAAGCGAATTTCAGCGACACCGGACATGGCTTCCCAGCCCCAGCCCCAGAAAGGTGAAG caGATGCTTCTGTTGACAAATGGAAATCCTCCTTCCAGCCGATCGATAAACAGAATGAGAAATCTGAGGACAAAAGTCCAGGTTCTGAAACGAG GACTGAGCTTTATGACCCCAACGACCCTCTGTCATCAGACTCTGAGGCTGAGATGTCACAgctgccccctgctgttcaGAACAGCAGCCAAAGATGCAAGCGCCCGTCTCCAGATAGAGACGCCAGGCGCTGGGAGTCGTCGACGGCAGCGGCGGCGAGCCGTCCGCTTGAAAGACGGACGGTTCCACAGACATCCAGACCCACAGACAGCCAAGATCTGAATCCAGGGCATGTTCTGGACCGTCCGGGTTATGAATTCCCAACTGGACACTTGGAGGCAAGAATCCACAGTCCTGACAGACTGAGTCATGGCTCTTCCTCCCAGGCTATCCCAGAATCCTTCAGGGGACTGAGGACCAATGGAGGGGAGAGGAAACCTCTTCCTGATTATCCAAGAGAG ATGGCCGCCCCCCTCAGGGTGTCTCCACCTCGGTTAAAGCGGGAGCATCAACAGCTGGGATACGTCGAAAGAG GACTGGACCAAGAAGCGCCTCCTCCGAAACTCACCAGGACTAAAGGGGAAAATACTAAACTGAACAA GTGTCCCATCACCTGTGACCTCTGTGACGTAGAGCTGTCCAACGCTCAGGAGCTGGAGGAACATCTGGACAGCCGCACCCACTGGGACACTCTGGAGCACATCCAGCGCAGCAGCAGCTACGACGATATGGCAATAGCCTTTCTACAG GAAGTCATGGTGTATAAAAGCCAGCACTGTAGCCGAGCGGTGGAAGAAGACGCGCTTCCAG GTCTGCAGGAGAACCACCACATGACCAAGGTGGAAATGCTTCACTGTGCGGCCTGTAAGGTCCACGTGTCCACATCGGCAGCTGAAGTGCAGGCCCACGTCTCCTCGCTGGAACACCTGACCAACACCAAG GGGTTTGAAGCTCAGCAGAGACATTCCTGCCTCAGCAAAGCAGAAGCCATGCTCAAGAAGCTGCAGCCGCAGTTTGAACTCTTCCTAAGG GGAGCCTGCCCGTTTGAATGA